A region from the Acipenser ruthenus chromosome 13, fAciRut3.2 maternal haplotype, whole genome shotgun sequence genome encodes:
- the prpsap2 gene encoding phosphoribosyl pyrophosphate synthase-associated protein 2, with the protein MNAPKGGLVIFTANSNPSCMELGKRISERLGVMLGKVQVYQETNRETRVQIQESVRGKDIFIIQTVSKDVNTAIMELLIMVYACKTSCARSIIGVIPYFPYSKQCKMRKRGSIVSKLLASMMCKAGLNHLITMDLHQKEIQGFFNIPVDNLRASPFLLQYIQEEIPDYRNAVIVAKSPSSAKRAQSFAERLRLGIAVIHGEAQDAESDLVDGRHSPPAVKNIGAIHPSLDIPLLIPKEKPPITVVGDVGGRIAIIVDDIIDDVDSFLAAADTLKERGAYKIYVMATHGILSCHAPRLIEESAIDEVVVTNTIPHEIQKLQCPKIKTVDISMILSEAIRRIHNGESMSYLFRNIGVDD; encoded by the exons ATGAATGCCCCCAAGGGTGGGCTGGTTATATTTACAGCCAACTCCAACCCTTCTTGCATGGAGCTTGGAAAGAGGATTTCAGA GCGTCTTGGTGTGATGCTTGGTAAAGTGCAGGTTTACCAAGAGACAAACAGGG AAACGAGAGTGCAGATCCAGGAGTCTGTAAGAGGGAAAGACATCTTCATCATTCAGACAGTTTCCAA AGACGTCAACACTGCGATCATGGAGCTCCTTATCATGGTGTATGCCTGCAAGACCTCCTGTGCACGTAGTATCATTGGGGTCATTCCCTACTTCCCCTACAGCAAGCAGTGCAAGATGAGGAAAAGAGGCTCCATCGTGTCCAAGTTACTGGCGTCCATGATGTGCAAAGCTG GACTAAATCACCTGATAACGATGGATTTGCATCAGAAAGAAATTCAGGGTTTCTTTAACATCCCGGTAGACAATCTGAGAGCATCGCCATTCCTCTTGCAGTACATTCAAGAAGAG ATTCCTGACTATAGAAATGCAGTAATTGTGGCCAAATCTCCGTCTTCAGCTAAAAG GGCACAGTCCTTTGCTGAGCGGTTGCGGTTGGGGATTGCAGTGATTCATGGGGAAGCCCAAGATGCAGAGTCTGACCTGGTGGATGGGCGTCACTCTCCACCAGCTGTCAAAAACATAGGGGCCATTCACCCCAGCCTGGATATACCCT TGCTAATTCCAAAGGAAAAACCACCTATCACAGTTGTGGGAGATGTTGGTGGGAGGATAGCCATTATAGTG GACGACATTATTGATGATGTTGACAGCTTTTTAGCTGCTGCCGACACACTTAAGGAGAGAGGGGCTTACAAAATCTACGTGATGGCAACTCACGGCATCTTATCCTGCCATGCCCCGCGGTTGATAGAAGAATCAGCAATTGATGAG GTGGTAGTGACCAACACCATCCCTCATGAAATCCAGAAGCTGCAGTGCCCCAAGATCAAGACTGTGGACATCAGCATGATCCTGTCTGAAGCCATTCGACGGATCCACAATGGGGAATCCATGTCCTACCTCTTCAGGAATATCGGGGTGGATGATTGA